DNA from Corvus hawaiiensis isolate bCorHaw1 chromosome 21, bCorHaw1.pri.cur, whole genome shotgun sequence:
GGCTCTCCTGGTGGATCGTGTTCGTGCCCTTCTTCGCCGCCGACGGGCTCAGCACGTACTTCACCACCATCGTGTCCGTGCGGCTGTTCCAGGACGGCGAGAAGCGCCTGGCGGTGCTGCGGCTCTTCTGGATCCTCACCATCCTCAGCCTCAAGTTCGTGTTCgagatgctgctgtgccagaaGCTGGTGGAGCACACGCGGGAGCTCTGGTACGGGCTCATCATGTCGCCCGTCttcatcctgctgcagctgctcatgATCCGGGCCTGCCGCGTGAACTGAGCCCCGGCGGGACGTGCCCGGCGCTCCCGGGGccggtgctggggctgctcccgtCGCTGTCCCCGTGCGGAGGGCAGGGGACGGGCTGGGACAGGGGCCGTGCCCCAGCTCGCGGCCGTGTTGCAGAGCACCACGCTTCTCCAGAAGCTCCACATCCCTGTTCGTGCTCCCTCAGCTCCCGCCTTGTCCTGCCCTGCGAGCGCTGCTGGGCGTgacagttattttattttagaataaaaatgcGTTGAAGGGTTGGGtttatttataaaattcttCTTGCCTAGAAAGCAGTTGTACCTaaagctgctgcctggagaGCGGGAATTGCCCGGAGGGTGGGCAGTTGCTGTAGATCTCCTGCTACGGCCCAGACTGCTGCCCTGGCCTGCTCAGCAGCTGGCTCGTGGATTTCCATCTGTCCCCTCACCTCCCTGAGCACTTCATCCCTTCAGCACTTCATCCCTTCAGGGCGCCGACAGGGCTCTGTAAGATCGTGTTGAGATCACTGATGTGTGTGTTTTTGAACAGGaatatgatttttcttctttgtatgTCACTCCATTTCCTGAATATGGAAGTGGGGGTGTGGGAGAGCACGGCTGATGCTGCTTCTGAAGGGGGGTCTCACTGCCCTCAGAGCCCCCAGAGAACAGGAGGAATTTGGTATTCCCTGTGGAAGTGCAGACCAGTGTGTGAGGTGCCAATGTCACGGGGATGCAccgggtgggattgttggggtgtctgtgcaggacttggtgatccttgtgggtccctcccagctcaggagattctgtgattctgcctCACAGGTGCTCTTCAGCTCCTGTTTCACACTGGGATGTGATCTCCCAGCGCTGGGTGatctcccagggctgggtgtCACCAGCCCCAGGTGCTCAGGTGAGTCTGGAGCCACTCACTGGCTCCCCTGGGCCGAGGACGTGTCAGCTGGGAGGTGGCAGCCGCCTGCTCCTTGTTACCTCAGCCCACAGCAGTGTGAGCCCAGCCCCTCTCGGTGTGGTTGTGCCACGCACCCCGGTCACCCTGAGGGCCCCGGCCACGGGAGTTCCATCACCTGCTCCTGTCccaggagctgtgccagcagcagccgcagGGTCACTGCTGTGGGGCCGGCTGGGGGCCGTGGGgtgggagctgtgtggggtCAGTGTCTGCTACAGCGCTGAGCAActggagccacagcagctgagggacaggagagcagcaggacgAGCAGCAAAGCCTCTGAGTCAGGAGGGGACACTCACTGAGTGGCCCTGGGGACCGATGGTGCCTCTGGAcgctcccacagctcccaaccACCAGCTAATTAATAAAGTAAGGAAGGGGCTCATCAGACCCAAAGAAGATCAAACAGATGATCACATCCCTCAGCCTCGCCATGACGCTGCACAGGCACGGggccctttcctgctgcccagcccagtCCGTGAGTCCCACACTGacaccagccctgtccctgggtTGCGGTGTCCAAGACAGGGGAACATCCCCCGTGTGCCACATCCCCCGTGTGCCACATCCCCCCTGTGCCACATCCCCCCTGTGCCACCCGCCTCACCTGCAAGCGGCTTTGCCAgtgttttgctgctgccttggagACGAACCAGCGgtcagcgtgtccgtgctctgctctgaggtaaggcagcttccctggggtgtgtggggacacaggggtgacacagtGTTGAGCAGTGGCATGGGTGTGCTGCCCTGGTGGGGGTTCTGGGGTGGGGGGATGGTCTGGCAGCCAGGACCACCCCGTGTCCCTTCCCAGGACTCATGCCTGGTGCAGAGGAGTggcctgctgtgcccagggccaCCAAGTCTTGGAACAAACCTTGCTGGGACATTTGCCCTGGCACCCAGCAGTGTGCAGTGCTGGCACACCAGCCTGTGGCCACACAGAATTCCTTCTGGGAGCATCCCCTTGGAGAAATCCTGCTGGAGCCTCCACCTGCTGACACCCATTCCCTGCCCAGTGTGAGCATCCACGTCTCTGGCATGGGGTGGAGATTCCCCAAGTCTCAGGCCAGCCCTCTTTCCCACGCTGGAATACACCTGGCAAAGATGGAAATCTCACCTCTGGgtttatttttgctgctgtggctggTGGGTTGGGTGTTGCTGCCAGCTGGGCCTttcccaaacccagcagcagggGAGTGGCCCAGCTCCCAGACTGGAGGTCTGGCAGGTGatgctgcttcccagggctggtgctgcagaCCCCAGCCCCAAGCCCCTCTGCACCCCTGGGCTGGTGGGGAAGGAGCCtgtgcacagcccagcccaggtgccCAACCAGCATCCCTGTGACTGAGGGGCAGaaccagccctggctgccaccCTTCCCCGTGggtccctgcagggacaggagcagcccTTGGAGAGCCATCTGAAATTGGGGTGGATGCACTGCGGGAGAGAAGGCAGTGCTGCCGTGTCCATACAGAGCTCAGCCTGCCTGGGGCAGCACGGATGGGCCCCATGCACCAGGAGGACACAGCTCCAGCGTGACCTGAGCCTCCAGAGGGGAAAGGGGGCTCCCAAAGGACTTCTGGGAATGGGGGGCCCAAGGgacctccatccctccctgcaaCGTGACATGGGCAGCACCTGGGGACAAGGAAGCTTCAAATAGCCCAAACTCCACCAGTCCTGCTGGAATCAGAGTGGAagggagggctggagctggTCCCTGCTGGGATAAGTCACAGCAAGACCCAGGGTACGTCTGGCAGAGGAACACGGGGCAGGAGCAAGTGGTGCAGCTCACCTGGACATGGGAGACGCTCAGAGCCACTGCCTGCACCTCCCACCCAGGACTGGGGTGACCTCATGGAGCAGAAATTGAGTTCTGGTAAATGAGGGACTCCCTTTTTTAAACCTGAGTCAGGGTGCTTTCCTTTCAGAAGGCACCAGGAAGGTGTTGGCAATGCAGGTGATGTCATTTCACAAACACCAGTCAGCCCAGTGCCTGGCAGGgatggctgggctggagccccaCTGAGTCCCCACACCAGCCTGGCAACTCCCTTCTGGGTCTCAGAGTCATTGCAAGGGCCACAGGCAAATAAATACATGTCAAAAGCAGATCAAACAGGGGTGTGTGTGTACTCTAGCCACACTTCTCCACAGCAGATTTGTCTATCACAAGCCAGAAGGAGACATTTCGTCCCTTTCTCAGTTACGAGCAAATAGCACATTTCACTCTCACCAGAGCACAGCCCTGAAGCCAAACAGGGCTGGGGCTGATGGGCCCAAGGACATGAGGGGAGCCACgtgagagcagctgctcctggggtcAGGAACCCCATGGCCCTTCCAGGTCCTGGGATGCTCGGACACCACGTAACCATGAGACCCTGAATTTTAGCAGAGACACCCCTTTGGGTGGGATTGTGTGAAGAAAATTGAGGGCTGGATGTAGCACAGAGCCAGGGAGTTGCTGGGCAGGGTCAGGGGCAATGAGGGCTCCCCTGCGCAGCATTTCCCTCCCAGCATTGCCCCGTTTGACTCAGCTGAGATAAGGCAGCTGGAACTGTGTCCTTCCATGCAGTTCCTTGTGATTCACACCCAgagcccagccagggcagcatcacctggcagagctgcagggctgcatgTGGGGCCAGCAAGGGGGAAGAGCCCCTCAACAAAACCTCTGGGACTATTTCTTTACCATGAAAAGggacaggaaaaataaagtgagGAGTTGCTCATCCTGTGTTTGGACTTGGAGCTGGAGGTTTTGGTCAGCTCTGGGTGCACACAGCCACTGGCAGTGCCTCATGTCCCCGAGAGACCAGGGCTGGTTGGTGCCTCTCTGTCCTGAGCGGGGATGAGACCCCTGTGCTCAGAACAGCCCTGTGCAGTCAGCAGGGGatttccagagcagggacactCATCCACCCCTCCCACTGAATCCAGGTGTATCCAAAGGTTGTGCTGTGTGGAGGTGGGAACACAGGAGTGGCAGCACCCCCTGGGCTTCAGGAGCCAGCCCGAAGGAGACTGCTATGGGAATGTTGAAGTGAGGTGCTGTGAGCCCACAGAGACTGTACTGACACGCCATCGCGTCACAGGATGAAAGAGAATATGTTTATTTGGTTCTTCCAGGTAAGAGTCAACTATGATTTCCAAAAATAGGTTGAGACTTGTGGGAAGTGCCCTGTGGACGTTTCCCTAAGTCTCAGAGAGGGGATTTGTTGAAATGAAGCACCACGAGAAGGTTAAAAATTCACTGCAGTACAGGACAAACAAAAGAACTTACGAAAGACGAGGGAATAACCAATCCTGCAGGAACTGAGAGCCATGACCCGAGAAGTGAAGAGCAGGAGGACACTATAAATCAAATTACAAAGCTGAAGAACAACTCTGTGTGATTCCTGTGCTCATTAGTGTAGTAAAATCCCTGCCCACAGGCTGTGATCACCCCTTACTCAGATAAGCCCCTTCCCCACAGAGCATGAACAGCAAAAGAAGCGTGCAGGGTACCTGTAAATGAGGCAGAGACTGTGAAACCAATGGCTGCACTATTCGTGGTTGGCTGTAGGGAAATGCTGACTTCTATTGCTTCAGAAGTGTAAAAGTGGGCACCTGGCACGCTCAGGGTGTGACGGCTTTGTTGATTCAGCACCCACCACCCATCTCTGCGTAGATGTGAAATAAAATCACTGTCTCGACTCAGTGCGTGAATCTGCTTCCTCCACACGGGGTGAAAGATCCCAGATTGGGGATAACAGGAAGAGGGAGTGGCCCGGAGGTCTGAGGAGCGCCCGGGGACTGCTGCCCCTGATGTGACAGCACGGTGACACTGTCAGTGCACACAGCAGGAGCTCTGAAACGCCGGCAGAGGTGCTGGGCAGGGTCAGGGGCAATGAgagctccccagcacagcatttCCCTCCCGGCATTGCCCCGTTTGactcagctgaggcagctggaaCTGGGTCTGGCCACGCAGATCCTTGTGATAGCCCTACCAGGCTCTTTCTTATCAGGGAGCTGCATCAGCAGGAAGCAGCTCGGCTGTATGCACCGAGAGAGCAGGTCCCTGTTCCCCAGCCCTTCTGCTCCCAGGGCACTCCTGGGTCCTCCCCACTCCCTCACCTCTCCTCGGGGTCTGCAGGgaccccaggagcagcacaaagCTGGGCCAAACACAGGCAAGGGGTGACCACAGTCCCAGCTGGGCCATGACGGTGTCCTGGCCTCTCCAGTGTCCCCTGGCAAAgcccagccagtgctgctgagaCTCCCCTGGCAGGGCAATCCTCCCCCTCTGTGGGAGTTTCCATCTCATTGTAGGAAAACTCATTATCAGGTACCTACGCTCCGTTAGATTCCGGGGCACTGGATACTGGAAATCACTCTCACCTCTCACAGACCTTGCAGAGAGCTTGTAAAGGCAATGTTAAGGCCGGGgagagcaaagagaaaacagaaatggggGGTGTGACAGCACAGAGAAGGAGAGGGCAAGGGTTAAACGCAGAGATGTGTCCTTCACCTGATTTCATTCAAATGAGGAGGAGGAACTAATGGGCTGAAGATAAGGACAATGCCGAACTGGGCCATGAATATACACCGGCAAGACAAACAGGAGAACAGATATTCGAGACTTTCACCTAAGGCCGATGAGCTCTCAGAGAAAATAACGGGGGAAAGACTTTCCAGCAGTATCCGCTCCCAAAGGATATAAAAGGCAAGTCCAAAGTGGGGTGGCTGCATCCGGAGGAGCACAGAGCCCTGCGGGGTCCCACGGGGGCGcagcctgggtgctgctggagcagggctccGGGAGTGCGGGCAGGTGAGCTGAGCTCCCTCACAGCCTGGGGAACACAGCcaccctcccctgctgcagtgcctcaCCCCGAGCCTTTGCAGCTTCTCCCTCCTCCGTTCCCTGCAGGTTCCTCCTACCCCTCCCAGGCCCGACCCTTCCCGGCAGTGGGCAGCCGGGCAGCAGCGGGTGTGGGACTTGGGAGGTGGCTGTGGTCCCATCATCATGGCTCTGCCAGGCTGCGGGGCAGCcagcccctcttccctccagctccctgtATTTTACCCTAATATTGCTTTTCCCAGGAGAAGATCTGATTGCTCACCGGGGTTTCTCAGTGGCACAGCTTGAGACAGCGTCAGCTTTCAGAGTGGATCTCCTTGCAGCTCTCACTGACACCGCTGCTCCCAGGTGTCCAACCTTCCTCCCGTGTTTGGGTTTCCAGGAGCCTTCACCCCAATGCTGGCTAAGAAGAAGCCCTTCACCAGTGCCATCGTCGGGGCGCTGGTGGCACTCTCCATCATCGCCCTGGTTCTCAGCCTGGTGAGGGTTGAAGATGTCACGCTGCCACCCACGGTCAAGGTGAGCCCCGAGAAGGTCCCTGAGCACCTGTGGTGAGCCCACTCACCCTGGGCAggtgcccagagccagcagctggtCCGTGGGGCTCGGAGGGGATGTGGGCTCAGGACCTGCCTGGCAGTAGCAGGGTGGGTGTTTTGTCCCCACCTCGGGGTGCAGGCAGAGGAAAGTCAGAGGGGAAGCCTCCTCTGGAGCTCATCACCATGCTGTGCCGGGTTTGGAGATTACCTTGGGGCGGGTGGGTAGGgcagagccctgccctgctccctctgctctgccagggcaCGGTACCTCTGTGTGCCCTTTGTTCTGACCCTCACACCATGGCACAAGCATCCTGCCTCCCCCTGTCGtgccctgggcacagcacccCACCCCAGCTGCTGGAATGGGCTGGCAGGGGTTCGGGTTCAGGTTTTATGGGGGTGAGGCAGGTGGCTGAGAGCGCCTGGAGAGGCCCTGCCAtccctggccaggctgggtgcagccctggggcagcagggagcacGAGAggtgggagagctgcaggcCCCACGGTGGGGCCAGTGTGGACACAAAAAGTATGTGaccatgaaagaaaataagaaagcatGAGGAAACAACAGGAAATGTTTGTGTGAGCTGGCATTGCAGCACAGGCCTCAGCAAGGGAATGACGAAGTCCCTTAGTCACTGCGGGGGGCTGagagcactgctctgctctgccacgACACAGCTGATGGGTTTTGTGCCTCAGACATGGGTTTTGGGGAATCTTCTGGCCCCTCTGCCTTGGCAGGGCCACAAtggggccagggccaggctgctgctcctccacctTGATTATGTCTTCGTTTCCCTTCCAGTATGGGATGGTGTTTGATGCGGGCTCATCCCACACCTCCCTGTTTGTCTACGAGTGGGATTCAGACAAGGAGAACGACACGGGAGTGGTCAGCCAGACCCTGTCCTGCGATGTGCAGGGTCAgtatccccctgccatgggctctgcctgccctgttCGGGTGGTGGGGGGGGGTGACCTGGCGGGACAGCGCTGTCCCTCGGGCTGGCACTGCGGGCATGGGGGAGCCGTGGCTGTGGCCGGGTGTTCCCTGAGCCCCGGGCCCTCAGCGCCGTGGGGTGCCCACGCTCTGGGGGGGACCAAAGCACCTTGATGGTGAATCGGTTTTTGTTCCTCCACCTTGGGGTGCCcccagctgctgtcctggctggagAAGGTGTCACCTGTAGTGACTGGGGACACTGCAGGAAGCATGGGAGATGCGGGAGAGGAATGGAAGTGTGGGTCAGTCAGGTCTCAGGGGCCCTGGGAAAGCCCC
Protein-coding regions in this window:
- the TMEM203 gene encoding transmembrane protein 203; the encoded protein is MLFSLRELVQWLGFATFEIFLHGLALLAFSVLLVLKVDGAAAGLSWWIVFVPFFAADGLSTYFTTIVSVRLFQDGEKRLAVLRLFWILTILSLKFVFEMLLCQKLVEHTRELWYGLIMSPVFILLQLLMIRACRVN